In a genomic window of Colius striatus isolate bColStr4 chromosome 2, bColStr4.1.hap1, whole genome shotgun sequence:
- the FLVCR1 gene encoding heme transporter FLVCR1, whose amino-acid sequence MVEDGGEEEAEGESGEMPPPLPPAAAAVPPLQRHNGFLPGKEAAGGGERAAAEAEAMLSAAGGPPETRLSRRRLAVLAVFSCYSLVNAFQWIQYSILSNVFAGFYGVSFTQIDWLSMVYMVAYVPLILPATWLLDARGLRLTALLGSGLNGLGAWLKCGSLAPGRYPLTLAAQAVCAVAQVFILGLPSRVASVWFGPTEVSTACAVAVLGNQLGTAIGFLLPPVLVPNTPNDIDLMAHNISIMFYGTAIVSTLLFFLTGVVFEEKPKYPPSHSQAVLQAMPHEDYSYKQSIINLFKNTPFVLLLISYGIMTGAFYSVSTLLNQMIVTHYEGEEVNAGRIGLTLVVAGMVGSIICGLWLDYTKTYKQTTLIVYILSFIGLLVFTFTLDLGHLIVVFVTGGVLGFFMTGYLPLGFEFAVEITYPESEGTSSGLLNASAQIFGIVFTLVQGKLTTDYSPRAGNLFLCAWIFVGIILTALIKSDLRRHNVNSGIRNLNVKAVPVDSPVEPESTTLKIQSTL is encoded by the exons ATGGTGGAGGACGGCGGCGAGGAAGAGGCAGAGGGGGAGAGCGGGGAGatgccgccgccgctgccgccggcggccgccgccgtgcCCCCGCTGCAGCGCCACAACGGCTTCCTCCCGGGCAaggaggcggcgggcggcggggagcgggcggcggcggaggcCGAGGCCATGCTGTCGGCGGCGGGCGGGCCGCCTGAGACGCGGCTGTCGCGGCGGCGGCTGGCGGTGCTGGCCGTCTTCAGCTGCTACTCCCTAGTGAACGCCTTCCAATGGATCCAGTACAGCATCCTCAGCAACGTCTTCGCCGGCTTCTACGGCGTCTCCTTCACGCAGATCGACTGGCTCTCCATGGTCTACATGGTGGCCTACGTGCCGCTGATCCTGCCCGCCACCTGGCTGCTGGATGCCCGCGGCCTGCGCCTCACCGCCCTCCTGGGCTCCGGCCTCAATGGCCTCGGCGCCTGGCTCAAGTGTGGCAGCCTGGCCCCCGGCCGCTACCCGCTCACGCTGGCGGCTCAGGCCGTCTGCGCCGTCGCCCAGGTCTTCATCCTGGGGCTGCCCTCCCGCGTCGCCTCCGTATGGTTCGGCCCCACCGAGGTCTCCACTGCCTGCGCCGTGGCCGTGCTGGGCAACCAG CTTGGCACTGCAATTGGCTTTTTGTTGCCACCTGTTTTGGTTCCAAATACACCTAATGATATCGATCTAATGGCACATAACATCAGCATCATGTTCTATGGAACAGCGATAGTGTCCACACTTTTGTTCTTCTTAACAGGCGTTG tgtTTGAAGAAAAGCCCAAATACCCTCCCAGTCATTCTCAAGCAGTCCTGCAAGCTATGCCTCATGAGGATTACTCATACAAGCAGTCGATTATTAACTTGTTCAAAAATACTCCGTTTGTACTTTTGCTGATCAGTTATG GTATTATGACTGGGGCATTTTACTCTGTTTCCACGTTGTTAAACCAGATGATAGTAACTCATTATGAG GGAGAAGAAGTGAACGCTGGGAGAATTGGCTTGACACTGGTGGTGGCAGGAATGGTGGGTTCGATTATTTGTGGTTTGTGGCTGGATTACACTAAAACATACAA GCAAACTACTTTGATTGTTTACATTCTCTCTTTCATTGGGTTGCTGGTATTTACTTTCACCCTGGACCTCGGACACCTTATAGTAGTGTTCGTGACTGGAGGAGTACTTGG GTTCTTTATGACTGGCTATCTCCCACTTGGGTTTGAATTTGCTGTGGAAATTACATACCCAGAGTCTGAAGGCACTTCCTCAGGCCTCCTTAATGCATCAGCACAG ATATTTGGAATTGTCTTTACACTTGTTCAAGGAAAACTGACAACAGACTACAGTCCTCGGGCAGGAAACCTCTTTCTTTGTGCTTGGATTTTTGTGGGAATTATCTTAACAG ccTTAATAAAATCAGATTTGCGAAGGCACAATGTGAATTCAGGGATTAGGAATCTGAATGTTAAAGCT GTACCAGTTGACAGTCCTGTAGAACCTGAAAGTACTACATTAAAAATTCAGTCGACTCTATAA